From the genome of Devriesea agamarum, one region includes:
- a CDS encoding DUF402 domain-containing protein, translating into MTCAPRRWKPGDMVTWTYYTHAHPTITVRPGTCVLDDDRGIVLWIAPGTEVLLPVLDNGSPLRRAGDEGMFTAHRVQSKQLWTGNGILMIGLPDTPFSVWLFYKDDGSLGCYYINLETPYERTDEGIRSRDLVLDMVVLPRRDFHYKDEDELEGAQRTGYFTAEEVARIREYGRQAEKVVTGWKYPFNAGWEHFFPNPAWPIPQLPAHYTWDLDLTLKR; encoded by the coding sequence ATGACGTGCGCACCACGCCGGTGGAAACCCGGCGACATGGTGACGTGGACGTACTACACCCACGCTCACCCGACTATTACTGTTCGCCCGGGCACCTGTGTGCTCGATGATGATCGTGGCATTGTGCTGTGGATTGCTCCCGGCACCGAAGTTCTGCTTCCGGTGCTCGACAACGGCTCGCCCTTGCGTCGAGCTGGGGATGAGGGGATGTTTACGGCCCACCGGGTGCAGTCCAAACAGCTGTGGACAGGCAATGGCATTTTGATGATCGGCCTGCCTGACACCCCGTTTTCGGTGTGGCTGTTTTATAAAGACGATGGCTCGTTAGGTTGTTACTACATCAATCTTGAAACACCGTATGAACGCACCGATGAGGGGATCAGGTCCCGGGATTTGGTGCTCGATATGGTGGTTTTGCCGCGGCGCGACTTCCATTACAAGGACGAAGACGAGTTAGAGGGCGCGCAGCGGACCGGCTATTTCACAGCGGAGGAAGTGGCCCGCATCCGCGAGTACGGTCGGCAAGCGGAGAAGGTGGTCACCGGGTGGAAGTATCCGTTTAACGCGGGCTGGGAACACTTTTTCCCGAATCCGGCGTGGCCTATCCCCCAGCTGCCCGCTCACTACACCTGGGATCTGGACCTCACGTTGAAGCGTTGA
- a CDS encoding ABC transporter ATP-binding protein gives MTTTASSDSLSDVPTLEEIEASVAKHRDLLPIATGRRATVYMLRAAAKRPAATIAALVPAVIWAISTASIPRLIGQIVDVVTSGQGVDGVLWMAGAIGAVGIIGGITGALCWGQIAVLGQTILAQMREDVIDRALNLPNGTMEKAGIGDALSRVADDVDVASRTINQVVPNLITTVLTVIFVFAGIASVDWRMLIAGLLVLPIYVWALRWYLPRSSRLYRQERVALGNRAQALLSSIQGAPTVHAYAIEDRQVGRVSHFSRIAYGLSLQLSELVAKVTAFFNKAEMLGIVLVLIAGYFLVGWKEISVGQATAGGLYFVSLFWPLAFLIFMADSLQSAGASLTRMIGVIDTIPPTDRARTQAYKTPRDSSITVRGVSHAYLTDADGVERTVLQPLDLSIAPGQTVAFVGTSGAGKSTLAAIISGTLRPTHGEVLWGGVPLGEMDIAVQRSYGSIISQDTHVFKGTLAEDLRLVNPEASDEDLWRALRTVQADGWVAALPDSINTLVGEKGHRLTPEQAQHLALARIVLQDPRILVMDEATADEGSFGARVLEQGALAASAGRTTLIVAHRLSQAARADRICVMENGRLIEQGTHRELLDLNGQYATLWSAWSTETH, from the coding sequence ATGACCACCACAGCCTCATCGGATTCTCTATCCGATGTCCCGACCCTGGAAGAGATCGAAGCATCCGTCGCCAAGCATCGCGACTTGCTGCCGATCGCGACCGGACGTCGAGCAACTGTCTATATGCTGCGCGCCGCCGCAAAGCGTCCAGCCGCAACCATCGCCGCGCTCGTGCCGGCCGTGATCTGGGCTATCTCCACCGCCTCAATTCCTCGGTTGATCGGGCAGATCGTCGACGTGGTTACCAGCGGGCAAGGCGTCGATGGTGTGCTGTGGATGGCCGGGGCCATCGGGGCCGTCGGCATTATTGGCGGTATCACCGGCGCTCTGTGTTGGGGCCAGATTGCGGTGCTCGGCCAGACGATTCTGGCGCAGATGCGTGAGGATGTGATCGACCGTGCGCTTAATCTGCCCAACGGCACAATGGAAAAAGCCGGGATCGGAGACGCTCTGTCACGAGTAGCCGATGACGTCGATGTGGCCTCTCGCACGATTAACCAGGTTGTTCCTAACCTGATCACCACCGTGCTCACGGTGATCTTCGTGTTCGCCGGGATCGCGTCGGTGGACTGGCGGATGCTGATCGCTGGTCTGCTTGTTCTTCCGATCTACGTGTGGGCTCTGCGGTGGTATTTGCCGCGCTCCTCACGGCTATACCGGCAAGAGCGTGTGGCCCTCGGTAATCGCGCCCAAGCGCTGCTCAGCTCGATCCAAGGCGCACCAACCGTACACGCTTACGCCATTGAAGACCGCCAGGTGGGAAGGGTGTCGCACTTTTCCCGCATCGCCTACGGACTCAGCCTTCAGCTCTCCGAACTTGTGGCCAAGGTGACGGCATTCTTCAACAAGGCAGAAATGCTCGGCATCGTCCTGGTTCTGATCGCCGGATATTTCCTGGTGGGATGGAAGGAGATCAGCGTTGGCCAGGCCACGGCGGGCGGGCTGTACTTCGTGTCTCTTTTTTGGCCACTGGCATTTCTGATCTTCATGGCTGACAGCTTGCAGTCAGCGGGCGCGAGCCTGACCCGCATGATCGGGGTGATTGATACGATCCCGCCGACTGATCGGGCCAGAACTCAGGCGTATAAGACCCCGCGCGATAGTTCCATCACCGTGCGCGGCGTCTCCCATGCCTATCTCACCGACGCCGACGGCGTTGAACGCACGGTGCTTCAGCCTTTGGACCTCAGCATCGCACCAGGCCAGACAGTGGCGTTCGTCGGCACGTCCGGGGCCGGGAAATCCACCCTTGCAGCCATTATTTCGGGAACGCTGCGCCCCACCCACGGCGAGGTTTTGTGGGGCGGGGTACCTCTGGGGGAGATGGATATCGCTGTCCAGCGGTCATACGGCTCGATCATCAGTCAGGACACGCACGTCTTCAAAGGGACTCTCGCCGAGGATTTGCGCTTGGTGAATCCTGAGGCAAGCGATGAGGATCTGTGGCGCGCTCTGCGCACGGTGCAAGCTGATGGTTGGGTGGCGGCCCTCCCTGACAGCATTAACACCCTGGTCGGAGAAAAAGGTCATCGACTCACCCCGGAGCAGGCCCAGCATCTGGCGCTCGCCCGGATTGTGTTGCAAGATCCGCGCATTCTGGTGATGGATGAGGCCACCGCTGATGAAGGGTCCTTCGGTGCCCGCGTGCTCGAACAGGGCGCGCTGGCGGCCTCTGCGGGTCGCACCACTTTGATTGTCGCGCACCGTCTGTCTCAGGCGGCGCGCGCTGACCGCATATGCGTCATGGAAAATGGGCGACTGATTGAACAGGGCACCCATCGGGAGCTGCTCGATCTGAACGGACAATACGCCACCTTGTGGTCGGCGTGGTCCACGGAAACGCACTGA
- a CDS encoding ABC transporter ATP-binding protein, whose protein sequence is MLFSRRSDSSSSSAPGLGPRPLTGVNIVLDMIARQKKAVLIGFPLALLSNVLETLTPALVGLTVDRAIMPQSPIMLIVMLFLLAADIYLGLKCWQIAYLRLKRASFEEIHRQRVRITEAVLDPRARPTNRSSGEILSIATSDADRAGQVVYAAFEFYMPVFVTLAGTVIVLLVLDWRIAIAVVIGVVFVLLITRLIGPVMTKRHTAQQEANAEASATATDLVKGLRVLQGLGAQHAANQRYRFGSRRALAASVRNAQFGGLGYGLTLGVGFLMIAVIASLTGYFAVNDRISIGAFIAIIGISQALVGQLDSIGEAAVYWASVKGSANRIADLLNELSHSPHKTQHVARIPAGDLVIDDLTTDNLHGLKLRIEPDQIVGLVCSTPKEAREVLDALHASHANNSSGSVKIGDTTLVRSSALAARDIMLVEPHHVDLFEGTLRDQVLTRCADGSDQDVRNAIDAAGASDVLTLLPDGMDSEIQEGGTNLSGGQRQRVALARAFAAKTPILILHDPTTAVDAVTEQKIADGMTDFRRGNGERTLLITHAPALLTICDRVVFVRDGHVAAAGSHHNLAREVPLYTETVLR, encoded by the coding sequence ATGCTCTTTTCGCGTCGCAGCGATTCCTCCTCATCTTCAGCTCCAGGCCTCGGTCCACGCCCACTGACCGGGGTCAACATCGTGCTCGACATGATCGCGCGCCAGAAAAAGGCCGTGCTGATCGGGTTCCCTCTGGCGCTCTTATCTAACGTCTTAGAGACACTCACGCCCGCACTGGTCGGTCTGACCGTAGACCGGGCGATTATGCCGCAGTCGCCCATCATGCTGATCGTGATGCTGTTTCTTTTGGCCGCTGATATCTATCTCGGCTTGAAGTGCTGGCAGATTGCGTACCTGCGGCTCAAGCGCGCCAGTTTCGAGGAGATCCATCGTCAGCGCGTCCGTATTACCGAAGCGGTCTTAGATCCTCGGGCACGACCCACCAATCGGTCCTCGGGCGAGATTCTGTCCATCGCCACCTCCGATGCTGACCGCGCTGGTCAGGTCGTGTACGCGGCGTTCGAGTTCTATATGCCGGTGTTCGTGACACTTGCCGGCACTGTGATTGTCCTGCTGGTCCTCGACTGGCGGATCGCTATTGCAGTGGTGATCGGGGTTGTCTTCGTTCTGCTCATCACCCGGTTAATCGGCCCGGTGATGACTAAACGTCATACCGCTCAACAGGAGGCCAACGCCGAAGCCTCCGCCACCGCCACCGACCTGGTCAAAGGGTTACGGGTTTTGCAGGGTTTGGGTGCGCAACACGCGGCGAACCAGCGGTACCGATTCGGTTCCCGGCGGGCCCTAGCCGCTTCGGTGCGCAACGCCCAATTCGGTGGCCTCGGATACGGTTTAACGCTCGGGGTCGGCTTCCTCATGATTGCCGTGATCGCTAGCCTGACCGGCTATTTCGCTGTGAACGACCGGATCAGCATCGGGGCGTTTATTGCGATCATTGGAATTAGTCAGGCCCTAGTGGGTCAGCTGGATTCAATCGGCGAAGCCGCCGTGTACTGGGCCTCGGTGAAGGGCTCAGCCAATCGCATAGCGGACCTGCTGAATGAACTCAGCCATTCGCCGCATAAAACACAGCATGTGGCCCGCATTCCAGCGGGAGACCTAGTTATTGACGACCTGACCACTGACAACCTGCATGGCCTCAAGCTGCGGATCGAGCCCGACCAGATCGTCGGCCTGGTCTGCAGCACCCCGAAAGAAGCGCGAGAGGTCCTAGATGCATTACACGCCTCCCATGCGAATAACAGCTCAGGCAGTGTGAAGATCGGCGACACCACGTTGGTTCGCTCCTCAGCGCTCGCCGCCCGGGACATCATGCTGGTTGAACCCCACCACGTCGACCTTTTTGAAGGTACGTTGCGCGACCAAGTTCTCACGCGCTGCGCCGACGGATCAGATCAAGACGTCCGTAACGCTATCGACGCCGCAGGCGCCTCGGACGTGTTGACCCTGTTGCCCGACGGTATGGACTCAGAGATTCAAGAAGGCGGAACCAACCTGTCTGGTGGCCAGCGTCAACGAGTGGCATTGGCGCGCGCCTTTGCCGCTAAGACCCCGATCTTGATCCTGCACGACCCGACCACCGCTGTCGATGCCGTCACCGAACAAAAAATTGCGGACGGTATGACCGATTTTCGACGCGGGAATGGCGAGCGCACGCTGCTGATCACCCACGCGCCCGCTCTGCTGACAATCTGCGACCGAGTGGTGTTCGTTCGCGACGGCCACGTGGCAGCCGCCGGATCTCACCACAACCTGGCACGCGAAGTGCCCCTGTATACGGAGACCGTTCTACGATGA